The following proteins come from a genomic window of Miscanthus floridulus cultivar M001 chromosome 2, ASM1932011v1, whole genome shotgun sequence:
- the LOC136537709 gene encoding hsp70 nucleotide exchange factor fes1-like, translated as MAKDGGPDWNGLFKWSIAHGDGTKAPRALSEEDRKWFMEAMQANTIDVVKRMKEITQVMKTPEDVLQSQGVTPENIEDMLDELQEHVESIDMANDLHSIGGLDPLLGYLKNSNAGIRAKAAEVVSTIVQNNPKSQQLVMESNRLEPLLTNFKSDPSTNARTKALGAISSLIRHNQPGISAFRLGNGYAGLKDALGSDDARLQRKALNLIQYLLHNNKADRSVATELGLPKLMMHLASSDDSLVREAALSGLLELAQDKTAGNALPDQDKLKDILKSRIDGINAMDSDDLHAAREERQLVDSLWKECYNKPSSLREKGLVVLPGEDAPQQLPPDVAGKMFEPPLRVWAAARPAQEDDSDSGSGKKDPPLMLKF; from the exons ATGGCGAAGGATGGGGGCCCCGACTGGAACGGCCTGTTCAAGTGGAGCATCGCCCACGGAGACGGCACCAAAGCGCCGCGTGCTCTCAG CGAGGAAGACAGAAAATGGTTCATGGAGGCTATGCAAGCCAACACGATTGATGTCGTGAAGAGGATGAAGGAGATCACTCAGGTGATGAAAACTCCAGAAGATGTCTTGCAGTCTCAGGGTGTGACCCCAGAGAACATTGAAG ATATGTTGGATGAGCTACAGGAGCACGTTGAATCCATTGACATGGCAAATG ATCTACATTCTATTGGTGGGCTGGATCCTCTGCTTGGTTACTTGAAAAATTCAAATGCTGGCATCCGAGCAAAGGCAGCAGAAGTTGTTAGTACAATTGTGCAGAATAATCCCAAGAGTCAGCAACTTGTCATGGAATCCAATAGACTCGAGCCACTGTTGACGAACTTCAAATCAGACCCAAGTACAAATGCACGCACAAAAGCTTTAGGAGCCATATCTT CTCTAATTCGTCATAACCAGCCCGGAATTTCCGCATTTCGCCTGGGAAATGGCTATGCTGGATTGAAGGATGCTCTTGGTTCTGATGATGCCAGACTTCAAAG GAAAGCTCTCAATCTCATACAATACCTGCTGCACAACAACAAGGCAGACAGGAGTGTTGCTACGGAGCTTGGTCTTCCAAAGCTGATGATGCACCTTGCGTCCAGTGATGATTCCTTGGTGCGCGAAGCTGCTCTAAGCGGCCTCCTTGAGTTGGCACAGGACAAGACAGCTGGTAACGCTCTTCCTGACCAAGACAAGCTGAAAGATATCCTCAAGAGCCGAATCGACGGAATCAACGCCATGGACTCTGACGATCTCCATGCCGCTCGCGAGGAGCGGCAGCTGGTGGACTCGCTCTGGAAGGAGTGCTATAACAAGCCTTCGTCTCTCAGGGAGAAGGGCCTCGTTGTGCTTCCTGGAGAGGATGCGCCCCAACAGCTGCCACCAGATGTTGCAGGAAAGATGTTTGAACCGCCACTTCGCGTGTGGGCAGCTGCAAGACCTGCTCAGGAAGACGATTCTGATTCTGGCAGCGGAAAGAAGGATCCGCCATTGATGCTTAAGTTTTGA
- the LOC136537710 gene encoding uncharacterized protein, with product MAAGGTADFFYRESQRLGYVARSAFKLIQMQKQHKLIAPGAAVLDLGCAPGAWLQVACQNLGPLEKGGVVVGVDVKKVKVPSAHCDSRVRTVRADVMTLMKQQAQAMSPQERGFSVILSDMCPPVSGITTKDGAISCELGMRALSLAVGKIKLKESDYSDTLEKYLSSTEPDPDEDGVLRRGGNLAMKFLENEDISGFGKFCKVKFKKVSLLRPKATRPSSREIYMICEGLR from the exons ATGGCCGCGGGGGGCACCGCCGATTTCTTCTACCGCGAGTCGCAGCGGCTGGGCTACGTCGCCCGCTCTGCGTTTAAG CTGATCCAGATGCAGAAGCAGCACAAGCTCATAGCGCCGGGCGCTGCCGTACTCGACCTCGGCTGCGCCCCCGGCGCGTGGCTCCAG GTGGCTTGTCAGAACCTGGGCCCCCTCGAAAAGGGTGGCGTTGTTGTCGGCGTCGATGTTAAG AAGGTGAAGGTCCCCTCTGCGCACTGTGACTCACGGGTCAGGACAGTCCGCGCAGATGTCATGACTCTGATGAAGCAGCAGGCTCAGGCGATGTCGCCGCAG GAACGAGGATTCTCTGTGATACTGTCAGACATGTGTCCACCAGTTTCAGGGATCACAACCAAAGATGGAGCTATATCTTGTGAGTTGGGCATGCGTGCTCTCTCGTTGGCAGTAGGGAAGATAAAGTTAAAAGAGTCTGATTACAGTGATACTCTAGAGAAGTATCTGAGCTCCACCGAGCCTGATCCTGATGAGGATGGTGTTCTTCGTCGTGGAGGCAACCTAGCAATGAAGTTTCTTGAGAATGAGGACATATCAG GGTTTGGCAAATTCTGCAAGGTGAAGTTCAAGAAAGTATCCTTGTTGAGACCCAAGGCGACTCGACCTAGCTCGAGGGAGATCTACATGATCTGCGAAGGTTTGCGGTAG